In Lolium rigidum isolate FL_2022 chromosome 3, APGP_CSIRO_Lrig_0.1, whole genome shotgun sequence, the genomic window CGAGGGGGGAGGAAGGAGCAAGCCTTATTATTTGGGATGGTACCGAGTTTGGTCTCCTGGAGACAGACGAAGTTAGGCTTAGAGGAAGAAAGCGAGGCGCGCACGATATCACACTTGTCTGCGTCACCCAAACCACGAATGTTCCAGGAACTCACGATAAAAACAACAGAACCACTCATTTGATAACACGTGAAGGCACCGTGGCAGAACAAAAAAACCTAGGCTGCTGTTGGCTACGATGGCTTAAGGCCAGAGGAAACGGAGGTAACAGagggagaaaaaaaagaaaaaaggaaggcaCAGCTAGGCATCTAGACACATAGATCCTAGAACAGCAGCATTGACGAAAGCGGGCCGGACAAGGGGGCACCAGCTCAAGGCAGGCGACGGTGCTGGCGAGGACGATCGTCCCCCTTGCCCAGGGGGCGGCGCCAAAAGGCCGCGCGATCATGCAGAGGAGGAGGACACCGGGTCGGCGTCCACgacagcgtcggggtcgacgccgcaCGCAGCCGCCAAGGCTCTGAGCCGGGGGAGGGGGATCGGGCCGGGGTCGGAGGCGCCACCGAAGCCAGCGTCCACGGCGGCCTCAAGGAAACGCGGCGAGCCGCCGTCCAGGTTGTACCGCGAAGCCTTGGCAGCCTTCGCCTTGGAGAGCATGGTGAGAAACTGGGGGGCCTCCTTGGCCGCGAGGCGGGAGCTGCGCCTAGCCTTGAAGGCAGAGTCCACCGCCCTTTTGCGGCGGACGCGTTGCTTACGCACGGCGTCCTCATGCTCCGCTTCACCTGCGCAGGGGAGCAGCACCGTCGAGTCCGAGGCCTCCCGAACTGGGGAAGCGAGAGGCACAGAGGGAGGGACAGCCTCCTCGCCCCCGTCCTCAGCATCACTGGGTGTCACCAGGGGAGTCGCCGGCACCCGGATGGTGTCGTACCACTGCAGTAAAAGGGGGGCAGGGGTTGGGCAGGAGCTCGGGGAAGAAATGGAAGGAAAAGGGGAGGGCGAGAGGGAGACCTGATCGCTGCTCATGCCGCACTCCGGGAACTGAGACGCGAGACGACGCGCAAGGATATGGTCCCAGAGCACCGTCGGCGGGCTTGATGGCGGAGTAGGCAGCGGGAACCCGCTGTCAGCGGGCAGGCCGTCGACGCCGTCCAACGCCTTGGCACGCTCAAGGTTGCCCTGGCGACGGGCAACAATCCTCCCCCAGAGGCTAAGCACAGAGGAGGACTGGGGAGGAGGCACGAAGGGAGGTGAAGGCGAGCCCGCCCCCACGACGGAGTTGTCGTCGATGTCGCTGAGGCGAGATTGGCGTGCCCCAACCGGCTCGCCGCCGACGTGGAAGTGCccatggagctggccctcgccgtCGCAGGGCCAAGAGCAGACGGTGCGCACGCGAACCTCGGAGGAGCACTCGTTGAAGGCGTCGTGGACCATCAGGATGGGCGGGACGTCGTCTGCGTGGGCAAGCTTGACTACCACCCGAACGGCGGAGAAATCGAGCCCGTCGAGGCATTGGGGGTCGATGCAGCAGACGCTGCCGATGCTGCTGAAGGCGGCGTGGATGCCATGGGCGTCCCAATGCTCCAGAGGGAAACCCGTGGCGGAGAGCTGGGCGAAACGAGGTAGCAGCCACGCCGCGCGGTTGGCGCCATCTTCGGGCCGCTCCAGAGAGATGGAGTGTCCCTCCAGCACGAGCGGCGACCGGGCGATAGCGCGCTCGCGGTCCGCCGGAGAGGCGAAAGCCACCATCAGCGCTCCAAAGTCGCTCGCCGCCAGCCCCACGGCAGGGTTGCCACCGAAATCTTCCAAAGCGCGACGCAGGAGGAAGCCGGGAGCGTCCGCTGCGGGCTCGATAACCGCAAAGGCGAAGCGGCGAGCGTGGTCCGTGTCAGCCGGGGGCGGCAGGTACACCTGCGCACAGCACGCACGCGGCATCGCCGGGGCCGACGAAGATGGGGGAAGGGCGTGCGCGCCCACCACCGGGGCAAAGGTGGGCGGACCACGATGGATAGAGCTGCGCCCGGAGCCTGTCGAGGAAGCGGGAGGCGCAGCGGAGGAACGCGTCAGCGCCGCCACCTCCGACGACGAGGGCGAGGGAGGCAGGCCCCGCGGAAAAGGGGTGGGAGCCCTGGTGAGGAAGCCACGGCgaagcccggcggcggcggggctccgAGGCGAGGGCGGGGAGGTCGAGCGGGTTCGTCCGACGCGCAACCTGTCATGGGAGGCGCCAGGTCCATCAGCAAGGGGGGAGGAAAGGAGGGCAGAGGAAGGGGAGGAGAAAGTAAGGGGTGGGAGCTCACATCCTCTAGCCTTGTGGCCGTAGCGTCCACAAGCAGCGCACCGGAGAGGGCCCCTGCAGTCGCCGACGCCGTGCTCCGGGGAGAGGCAGCGGAAGCAGAGCCGGTGGTTGGGGTCTGGGGAGAAGACAAGACGCCTTGCAGGGGAGCGCTGCTGATGGGGAGGCGGCGAGGTGAGCAGGGCCTCCAAATAGGAGCGGGGGGAGGCCGGTTGAGCCGAGATCCCGGAGAAAAGAGGGCAGGGGCTGGCGACGGACCGGTCCGCCGGCCGCGCAGCAGGCAGAGGGGAGGCGTGCTCATCCTCAACTGAAAACGAGGCGGGGCGGGGATACGGAGGCGCCGCGGCAGGCCACGCCGGGGGCCAAGACAGGACGTCGCAGGGGGTCAGCGCTGTGGTTGTCGCGTGGCCGGCCGCCGGATTCGCGGAAGAGAGAGGGCTAGGGTTGGAGGCGCAGAGGTAGGGGATGGGGGAATTTGTCGCGTGCGTGAGAGGAGGAAGGGAAAAAGGCTGTCCGTCGGGTGGAAAAGGGGGGCAAGCCCTTTCCACAAACGGTGGGCCGCAGACACGAGGAGAAGTTGGGCCGGGGAGGCCCACGGGTGGAGCGGTCCACGTTGACCCGCTGCAAGTCTGTGCCACGCGCGCCAGGCGGTCGAGCGCGTCTCCCGCCACAGGCGAGGCAGAGAACAGCACCAGGTCGGTGCAAGGCGGCCACGCCGGCAAGCGTGCCACCGCCGCGTCCGCGTCCGCCGCCGTGCGGTGGAAACAGTAAGAGGAGCGCCCCAGGTTGAAGGTTTTGTGGGCAATGAGGAGGTCGCGGATGGCCGGAGCCGCCGCGAAGGAGGAGAACTTGGCGCGGCCATGTCGACGGACAAAGAAGGAGTCGGGGTGGGCAGTGAAACGAAAGTTTAGAGCGTTGGCGACGCAGAACTTGTTGATGCGAGGCGAGAGCGTCGTCGGCGTAACCCAAAACTGAGTAAGCTCGCACGTACCGGCGATCGCACTTGCAACCATGGAGTGGAACATGGCAAGGATCGAGTCGAGGAAGACCGTACCTGGTGAATGGCACGGCCCGCCGGCCACTTTGGCAGCGCGGGAGCGGGCGCGAGCAGGGggagcgccgccggcagcgttggACGCGGAGGCGTCACCGTCGCTAGGAGGAACGGGGTCGACACGAGGATCTCCGTCCACCGAAACCGTGATCGCCGCAAGGGCGACAGAGGCTTCCGGCGACCGCGCCGGCAGAGACAGGGGCAGCTGAAGGTGGGAGGTGGGTTGAAGGAGGGTGGTGGGCAGGGAACCTAGCACtaggccgccggcggcggcagtggGCTGGACGGGCGGCCGCGGCGTACGGTCGCCCGCACGGCCGCGGGAGCTCTCTCTCGGGCTCTCACTCATCCGCTCTGCATCTCAAGCTCCCGATGAAAAACTTCAAaacacacagaaaagcgagagccACTCGTGACGCGGCAGGAAGCTCTCAACGCCCTCCTAAAATTGGACGAACCAAGAAATCGCGCGCTCTCTTCTCATGCCGTCGGCGACCATcacccacctccacctccgcgtcCGCTTGCAACAACCTTTGCTCAAAGCAGCAACGCCCATTATCACTTATCAGCATGCGCTCGACGGCGGTTCAGGCACTGGCCACTCACAATCAGAGGCCCATAGGGCGCTCTTCTTTCTTCCACGCGAAACGCCTGTGCACTGGGATCCTGGTCTTGACCGGCCTGGGTGCCTGCTTGGAGCGCACGGGGagactggccacaaggtgttcgaGGAAATGCCGGACTAGGATGTCATGTGCTTGCACTTGTTGGGAAGTTTATATGGAATAGAGAACTCCGAATGGCCAGTTCACATGATCAGCTCAACCCAAGGTAATGTGAAAACTGTCAGTCCGTCGGACTCCGCTTATGGACGAATCCTGACCTGCACTGCAAAGGTGCAGTTACTTCTGTAAACTTCTGTAATTGCTTCTTCCCAGGATTTATTTTATGATTTATATATCCACCCACTTCTATCCAAAATAGGAAAGGGGGAAATTAGACGGAAGAAACTTAGACACATGCCAACTTTAGCTCTCTACAAATCCTCCCCACCTACTATCTTTAATCTGCTTCACTGTAACAACCATGTTTTAGgcgctttttttttcttcttttgaatTTTCTCTACCTTATTGTTTGTTCAATTGGCTGGAAAGGAATCTGCACAGAAATATACCATAAAGGCACAATCTCGTTTTTACGAATCCATTCTGCATAGTTATTCCCACCTTCCTCTCCTCCATTTCAGGATGAGAATGGAGTGAGGGGAAGGTGGGGGGCGTTGTTCATTTCGTTTTGGCATCATATTTTCTTGAAAGGAAAAGAAGAGCGGTAGGTATCCTTCGCAATTCTTCATGTGCTTGCCCCATTATGCTGAAGTATTATGACTAGCTGATAACTAGATTGTATATGGTTCTGTCTTTTGCTGTGAAGAGCTTAAATTATTTGATTGTGTATGAGGAGATTGCAGTTTCCATGGATTATTGGCATCCGTTGCTCTTGTTCTTGACTTCTTAACTTGTGATTAATTTTATTTGACTTTCCTTGCAGAGATATTTTCAAATTCTTTGACATTGTCCTTAATGTTTGCTCTTAATTTGAATAAAAAACATTTTATCAGAGAATGATCATTTCATAATACCTCAGAAGATGGGATTTTGATCATACTTTTTTATTGTTGTATCAGATGATTGCAGTTTTCTTTTCTACTTCTGATTTTAGTTTCCAAATTTGTTTGACTTCTGCTGCAGAGACTTTGTATTGTTCTCACATTGGTCTTCATGTGGTAAAACTGTTGTGTTCTATGTGTTAGCTTCAAAATCTGGAATTTCTATCACATTTGGATGCTCATGGTAGAATTAATTTCTAAATTTTGAGTAACTTCTTTGGATCATAGATTGCAGAGAGTTAGAAATTACTTTCATGATCATGGTCAAAGTTACTCCTTTTTATTATCGACATAAGATTATTAATTGATTTTCTTGTAGTTTTGCTTTTCTAATGTAGTACAATTAGCACTCAAATTGAAGATTTTTTTTTGACATATCTTTCCTTCATAGTACAGTCTGGAATCTGGATTCCCGTTCCTTCAAATTAATACATCGTCAAGGCTATTGTGAGAGTGAGAAGTCCAGGCATTGCTTTTTTTGCTGAATGAAGATACACATTCGATGCCTTCGATCAAGTGGAAGGGCACTAAATGTGTTTGTAGGCCAACTTTGTTCTAAATGCACAAGACAAGATGATACTTCTACTATGCAAAGCCAGACCACTGCTACCACATGTATACATGGGTTGTTCACAGCGTCCGGTAAAGATGAATCCACAGCTGTAGCCGAAGTTGCTGCTGCTGATGGAAATACAGAAGTGTCCAATGTCCAGTTGAAAGAGAAGTCAGTTATCGGTTTTGATCCTCCTAGGAAGCCGAGTAAAAGACATAGACTCAAAATCTGGATCAGCACTCGGCACAGCGGCGTGATTGGACGATATGGTAATAAAACGGAATCAGGTATCTTCAGTGGGGCGAAGCGGTTCTCATCTGAACATTCGAATGCTGGATGGCCCGATTGGCTTGTGAATGTGGCACCTGAAGCAGTGCAAGGCTGGGCCCCCCGGCGAGTAGATTCATTTGAGAAAATAAGCAAGGTACGTTATCAGTTTCATGATCAGGAAAAATGATAGTTTTCTTGCTATTGACTTTTTAATTGCTCTTTTAATTGGGAAATTGCTTTATTTCTTTTGAGCTGCAGATTGGACAAGGAACTTATAGCAGTGTTTACAAAGCTCGGGATATTAAAACAGGCAAGGTTGTTGCGCTTAAGAAGGTGCGATTTGTCAATTCGGATCCTGAAAGTGTGCGCTTTATGGCCCGAGAAATATGTATTCTTCGGAAACTCAATCATCCTAATGTTATAAAACTGGAAGGGATAGTAACATCTCCTGTTTCAGAATGCCTGTATCTTGTCTTTGAATACATGGAACATGACCTTGTTGGCCTTGCTGCAACTCTAGACCTCAAGTTCACCGAGTCACAGGTGATTATGATATTATTCTTCAATTATTAACTTGATTGGAATACATGACATGAAGTTAAATTGTTTCTCATGGGTCGCAGGTCAAGTGCTTGTTGCAACAGATACTTAGTGGCCTTGATCATTGCCACAGCATTGGAGTTCTTCATCGTGACATGAAGGGCGCCAACCTCTTGATTGATAGCAATGGTTTTTTGAAGATTGCTGACTTTGGTCTAGCAACACTTTATGATCCTGGGAGTCAGCAACCAATGACAAGCCGTGTTGCAACATTGTGGTACAGACCACCAGAACTTCTGCTTGGCGCTACCAGGTACAGTGCTGCTGTGGACATGTGGAGCACAGGGTGTATTTTTGCGGAGTTGCTGACTGGCAAGCCAATCATGCCAGGCAGAACAGAGGTACAAGAAACTGTTATATTTTTAGAATCAAGAAAAGAGTATACTTTTGTTTCCTGGTTGACCACCAATTCCATGGTAGGTGGAACAAATTCACAGGATTTTTAAGCTCTGCGGATCACCTTCTGATGAGTACTGGCAGAAACTGGAAGTGCCCCCAACAGGGATGTTCAAGCCCCACCGCCAGTATAAACGGTGCATTGCTGAGAATTTCAAAGATTTGCCTCCAGAAGCTCTAGTTCTTTTAGACAACTTGCTTGCATTCGAGCCAGAAGCTCGTGGAACAGCTGCTTCTACTCTTCAGAGTGACGTAAGTTTAGTCAACCTCCATTGGTTAATGATCATCGCCTTTAAACTTTTAAACTCTTGACTTATAAAATTTATGAAAGTATCATATGATGGCACTAATTAAAAGATATTAATGTCAAGGAAGGGCAGATACAAAGGTTCAAAAGGATAGTAGTATTGGGGTGGTTAGCACTAACCTGAAAAACTGATTAGAACTAGTTCCATAAAAAAAATTGGTTACCATGGTGTAAGATGTTTGAACATCTTTTGATGAGCCTGAATGTTTTTCTTTTTGCACAAACAAATTTCATCCACGTGAGTAACAAAAAGAATTTAATTCAATTAATCTACAATATGTGGCTAGTTACTGGTTGAATTTTTGTGGCCTGATACCGTTGAGTTTTTTAAGCCTTTGTACTAGATCCAAACTTGATTAGTTCCCAGCTTGTTACATGCATAATCTGTCAGATTGGCTCAGTAGTACTTTTCGAAATGTAGTATCATGACAATACTCATCTAGCATGGAGAGATCATCAAGTTATTCTTTCTATGATCAGTTGGTATATATTGATTTGATGAGATGGTTTGTTTTGCAAGTTGTGCTTCTTAGAAGATATTTTCAAAGCGGCACTTAATCAATTTATCAAATCTTCAGTTTTTCAGAACGGAGCCACTTGCTTGCAGCCCTTCATGCTTACCAAAGTGTCCACCGAGCAAAGAATACGATGCTAGACTCCGGCAAGAGGAAGCTAAGAGGTATGTCTTTCATATTAGTTACTTCTGTTCATAGGGAGGATACAGTCGAGATGGTTTGTTAGTTGACTCAAAAATTCTTCTTGCTCTTCCAATAGGCAAaggaaggcagaatctgttagaCCAGGAATCGGAAGTCCTACAGAAAACCACACTGCATATGGTCCCATTAAATCAAAGGTGCGTACAATAGCTCCAGAATCATTTGTTACTTTTCTTGATATGCTTCCGTTCTGTTAATAGTTTTTTCTCGGTGGTCATTACGATCAGACAAAACGTTATCTCATGTACCAATCTTTAATCATGCATATGGTCCTGGGAAGCATATCTTTTTCACATACCTTGTATGAAATGAAGCACTCCTATACCTTTTTTCCCGAAGAGATGGCCTTATTCCAGTCTTTTTAATATCAGCACTACATTAGTTAAGTCTATGTTGCTATTGTCATCATACAGAGACTTGTTACCAACACAAAGTTCAATAATACAAATCTCAATCCAAAGGATGATCCACCGGCATTGGTTAATGAGGCGCAACCTCTAGAATTTGATTCCACGTGGAACAAGGGGGGCAACAGTTATACTACCCATCATGAAGTACCTGAACGCAAATACAGATCTGCGCGGGTGGCGAATTCTATTGTTTCAAGGACAAGTGAGTCGGACTTGCTTCAACCTGAATCGACTGATGTAAGGAATGGTATGCCTGCTGCTCGCAACAAAGACATGGGAGCAAAAGGCCCGATGACGGTAAGTATGGTATTGCTTAAAAAATGTCATTTATTACTATAACCGTTGCTGTAGTCAACCAAAGCATAAGTATGGAAAGCAGAAAATCACATAATCTGTCAGTTAAGCTTTCAGGATATTTTTAATGCAAATCCAGTGATACTGCTGGATTATTGGTGTGTTTGATGATGCAAAAGTACACAATCAAAAAAATAGATTATTTTTTTCTACAATAACAAAGTTATTTGCGAATGCTTGAGTGAATATGAAATATACATAATACATGTTATAATTTCTGCTGAAAGTTCAGATGTTTCTATAGCCCATCGTCAGGACATCAGTTCTCCCTCACTGCACACATATTGGTTTCTTTTATATGTACCTTCCAGTTTATTCCATTGAAACATTCTGAGCTCAGTTTAATAttatatgtttttgtttttgtccgATCAGAATCACAAGGGTATGAGCAAAAGAATCCACTACTCTGGTTCAATAATTACAAAAGATGGAAACATGGAGGATATACTCAGGGAACATGAACGTAATATTCAAGAAGCAGTGCGCAAATCACGCGGTCCGACAAGAACGGAGAGTTGTAAAAGAGATGAGTGAGGTCGAACTGTCAAGGTACCAAGACACCCTACGTTCCCAAGTTCGAAGTCCTGAAATGGCAGTACTTCATTCTTCCACAAAGCATATTTGGAAGAGCTGCTGCTCTTCAAACGTGTTAAATTAGTTGAGAAGAACTACTGCTAATATGGAAAAATGATGCTTGGGACATATGGTGGCCATTTTTCTACAGCTCAAGGTCAATACAAGAATTTGGGCAATGACATTATTTCTGAGCAACACGATGTCTGGTCAGCCAAATGAGCATGTGTTGCCTTCTGTAAAGTTTTTATGGTGGGAGTGGGACATGGTAAAACTTAGGGGTTGGAGGTTTGAGAATACAAGCCAAGGTTTATAATTTTGGCAGTTTGTGGTCCTCGTATTTTGTCTTCGCAAATATATCTAAAGTACAAGAGTTCGAGGGAAGGGTGTACGCTACGGTTACCAAATAATGCTGAAGTAGTTTTTTTGTACACAGAAAACAGAATCATAAACAAACATGAAGGAGATAACCTGGGAGCTTCTGGTGATAAAGCAATGTATTCAAGTATCCAACCATGATGACCGGTGAATGCATCATGCAAACATGACAATTGAACAAACTCAATATCCTTGCTTCTGCCTTAAAATATACATTTTTTTCTAATGTTAACATGAAAATACAGAACTGGTAACCACATGTTTTTCCCTTGATGCTGCTGGGAACAGGAACCAAAGCTAAACTTGGTATTGCAGTTTATTCTCATAACTTTCCCGATAAAAATAGGAGAAATGCAATGACCAGATCATATGAGAACACATATCTGAGTGAAAACAAAATAATGTTCTTTTATGAAATGAAAGCTGTTTGTAATCTTGTTGATCTGATCCTGCTAAGGTTGGTTCATGTGTCGACTCTCTTTCATCAAGTTGGTGTAGGAGTTGTTGAGGTAGGTGCTTAGGAAGGAGTTGGTGACTCACTGCTTGTTGCTGTAGCAAGTTGCTGCTAGTTCTGGTTCATGATCAAAAGTGCTTTCTTGGTGAGAAACTTCGTTTTGAAGCATTGGAGAGCAAAATTGGTAACCCAAAATTATAGGTGGAGGAACGTTTGACAGTAGAATTAATTACCCTATATTTATACAAGCCTAATCTTGAATTGTGTTTGACACAATTGTGTTTTCTACCAAAATATTTAACAACCAAATTTCAGTGTCATTCTGTCCAATTTGGTACAAGAAATTGCTAGACCCGTTGCCCTGCCACTTTTTAAGATGAGGAATATGAAGTAGTAAAATTCATGAAACAGTCCAAACAAATGTAACAGGGGTGTTCATCCTGTGGTCCAAAAACTAGCCCAAAAAACTCCAGATCCCATCTTCCCACAACTGtaaatttcatctaaataaatCAAAATATTTATGTTTGTCCCAGAACACAAACTGAAACCAAGAACCTTGGAAATGAAATGTTGCAGACATTTTCAGTTCTATAAATCCTACAACCATACCGGTATACATTTTTGTATATGTATGTGTTTGTTTATGTCTTAGTATTCCTCAGGGGCAAAATGGCATCCCTTCGTTTTCCCTGTGGCTCGGGATGGCGAAGTGCCTGAGCCTgccaacctcctccttgatgtACCCTTCGCACAAGAACGCCCTGGAGAAGCTGTCCTCCACCGTCCTGTCCACGCCGTGCACCAGCACGTCCGTCTCGCCGCTGCCCGGtcgccgcgcccgcgccgccataCCGGCCATGTATATCGCGCCGCCCACCCTGCCCGGCGCCTCCGGCACCCAGCCCGCCGGCGCGTCCACGATGATCACGTCCCACTCCGTCTCGTAGAACGCCGCGGGCAGCCCACGCATGGCGAGCTTGCACGGCGAGCGCTCGAAGTGGTCCGCCGAGAGCGCGCGGTCCTTGGGCGGGGAGGCGGTGCAGTCCGGGGAGCCGCGGAGGCCGAGGAGCTCGTCGGCGTCGGCGAGAGTGGTCTGGTACGCGAC contains:
- the LOC124696612 gene encoding probable serine/threonine-protein kinase At1g54610, with the protein product MKIHIRCLRSSGRALNVFVGQLCSKCTRQDDTSTMQSQTTATTCIHGLFTASGKDESTAVAEVAAADGNTEVSNVQLKEKSVIGFDPPRKPSKRHRLKIWISTRHSGVIGRYGNKTESGIFSGAKRFSSEHSNAGWPDWLVNVAPEAVQGWAPRRVDSFEKISKIGQGTYSSVYKARDIKTGKVVALKKVRFVNSDPESVRFMAREICILRKLNHPNVIKLEGIVTSPVSECLYLVFEYMEHDLVGLAATLDLKFTESQVKCLLQQILSGLDHCHSIGVLHRDMKGANLLIDSNGFLKIADFGLATLYDPGSQQPMTSRVATLWYRPPELLLGATRYSAAVDMWSTGCIFAELLTGKPIMPGRTEVEQIHRIFKLCGSPSDEYWQKLEVPPTGMFKPHRQYKRCIAENFKDLPPEALVLLDNLLAFEPEARGTAASTLQSDFFRTEPLACSPSCLPKCPPSKEYDARLRQEEAKRQRKAESVRPGIGSPTENHTAYGPIKSKRLVTNTKFNNTNLNPKDDPPALVNEAQPLEFDSTWNKGGNSYTTHHEVPERKYRSARVANSIVSRTSESDLLQPESTDVRNGMPAARNKDMGAKGPMTNHKGMSKRIHYSGSIITKDGNMEDILREHERNIQEAVRKSRGPTRTESCKRDE